A genomic region of Staphylococcus roterodami contains the following coding sequences:
- the galU gene encoding UTP--glucose-1-phosphate uridylyltransferase GalU, which produces MKKIKKAIIPAAGLGTRFLPATKAMPKEMLPILDKPTIQYIVEEAARAGIEDIIIVTGRHKRAIEDHFDSQKELEMVLKEKGKSELLEKVQYSTELANIFYVRQKEQKGLGHAISSARQFIGNEPFAVLLGDDIVESEVPAVKQLIDVYEETGHSVIGVQEVPEADTHRYGIIDPLTKNGRQYEVKKFVEKPAQGTAPSNLAIMGRYVLTPEIFDYLKTQKEGAGNEIQLTDAIERMNNDNQVYAYDFEGERYDVGEKLGFVKTTIEYALKDDSMREELTRFIKELGL; this is translated from the coding sequence TTGAAAAAAATAAAAAAGGCAATCATTCCCGCTGCTGGTTTAGGGACTAGATTTTTACCAGCAACTAAAGCGATGCCAAAGGAAATGCTTCCTATCTTAGATAAACCCACAATACAATATATCGTTGAAGAGGCTGCAAGAGCAGGAATTGAAGATATTATTATAGTGACAGGTCGTCATAAACGTGCGATTGAAGATCATTTTGATAGTCAAAAAGAGTTAGAAATGGTTTTAAAAGAAAAAGGTAAATCTGAGTTACTAGAAAAAGTTCAATACTCGACAGAACTTGCGAATATATTTTATGTAAGGCAGAAAGAACAAAAAGGTTTGGGGCATGCGATTAGTTCGGCGCGTCAATTTATTGGCAACGAACCATTTGCGGTATTATTAGGTGACGATATTGTTGAATCTGAAGTGCCAGCAGTGAAGCAGTTAATTGACGTTTATGAAGAGACTGGGCACTCAGTTATAGGCGTTCAAGAAGTTCCGGAAGCAGATACACATCGTTATGGAATTATTGATCCATTAACTAAAAACGGACGTCAATATGAAGTGAAAAAGTTTGTGGAAAAGCCAGCACAAGGCACGGCACCATCAAACCTAGCTATTATGGGACGTTATGTATTAACGCCTGAAATTTTCGATTATTTAAAAACGCAAAAAGAAGGCGCAGGTAACGAAATTCAGTTAACAGATGCGATTGAGCGTATGAACAATGATAATCAAGTGTATGCATATGACTTCGAAGGCGAACGTTACGACGTTGGAGAAAAATTAGGCTTCGTCAAAACAACGATAGAATATGCATTGAAAGATGACAGTATGCGAGAAGAATTAACACGATTTATTAAAGAATTAGGTTTATAA
- a CDS encoding GntR family transcriptional regulator, with the protein MTYGYPQKWLEGMTTGEGVAAELRLGIVNGQIAEGTLLTENQMAKQFNVSRSPIRDAFKLLQQNQLIQLERMGAHVLPFGEQEKKEMYDLRLMLESFAFSRIKNKDQQPIVKEMKKQLEMMKVAVKFEDAESFTKHDFEFHETLIKAANHQYLNSFWNHLKPVMMSLVLTSMRQRMQQNPQDFERIHHNHQVFIDAVEQYDSQILKEAFHFNFDDVGKDVEGFWLN; encoded by the coding sequence ATGACGTATGGATATCCGCAGAAATGGTTGGAAGGGATGACAACTGGAGAAGGTGTCGCGGCAGAATTACGCCTAGGTATTGTGAACGGTCAAATTGCTGAAGGTACGTTACTCACTGAAAATCAAATGGCAAAGCAATTTAATGTGAGCCGTTCACCAATTCGAGATGCATTTAAATTATTGCAACAAAATCAACTTATCCAATTAGAAAGAATGGGTGCACACGTGTTGCCCTTTGGAGAGCAAGAAAAGAAAGAAATGTATGATTTGCGACTGATGCTAGAGTCATTTGCATTTTCACGAATTAAAAATAAAGACCAACAACCTATCGTCAAAGAAATGAAGAAACAACTTGAAATGATGAAAGTGGCAGTAAAGTTTGAAGATGCAGAATCGTTTACTAAACATGACTTTGAATTTCATGAAACATTAATTAAAGCAGCGAATCATCAATATTTAAATTCATTTTGGAATCATCTAAAGCCTGTGATGATGTCACTTGTTTTAACATCAATGCGTCAACGAATGCAACAGAATCCACAAGATTTCGAACGTATTCACCATAATCATCAAGTTTTTATTGATGCGGTAGAACAATACGACAGTCAAATTTTGAAAGAAGCATTTCATTTTAATTTTGATGATGTTGGTAAAGATGTAGAAGGATTTTGGTTGAATTAA
- the fnbB gene encoding fibronectin-binding protein FnbB, whose product MKNNLRYGIRKHKLGAASVFLGTMIVVGMGQDKEAAASEQNNKTVEESGNSATESKASETQTTTNNVNTIDETQSYSATSTEQPSKSTQVTTEEAPKTVQAPKVESSRVDLPSEKATDKEIAGTQVDTTQQSNASEIKPRMKRSADVAEVAEKEVVEKEVKATGTDVTGKVEVTESSLEGHNKDSNIVNPHNAERVTLKYKWKFGERIKAGDYFDFTLSDNVETHGISTLRKVPEIKSSTEDKVMANGQVIDERKIRYTFIDYIDNKKDLTAELTLNLFIDPTTVTKQGKQNVKVTLGNKEIEKEFDIKYLDGVKDRMGVTVNGRIDTLNKEGGKFSHFAYVKPNNQSLSSVTVTGQVTSGYKQNAKNPTVKVYKHIGSDELAESVYAKLDDANKFEDVTEKVNLSYTGNGGYTLNFSDLDNSKDYVIKYEGEYDQNAKDLNFQTHLSGYHKSYPYYPYYSYYPVQLTWNNGVAFYSNNAQGDGKDKPKKPIIEHSTPIELEFKSEPPVEKHELTGTIEESNDSKPIDFEYHTAVEGAEGHAEGTIETEEDSIHVDFEESTHENSKHHADVVEYEEDTNPGGGQVTTESNLVEFDEDSTKGIVTGAVSDHTTVEDTKEYTTESNLIELVDELPEEHGQAQGPIEEITENNHHISHSGLGTENGHGNYGVIEEIEENSHVDIKSELGYEGGQNIGNQSFEEDTDEDKPKYEQSGNIVDIDFDSLPQIHGQNKGDQSFEEDTEKDKPKYEHGGNIIDIDFDSVPHIHGFNKHTEIIEEDTNKDKPNYQFGGHNSVDFVEDTIPQVSGHNEGQQTIEEDTTPPIIPPTPPTPEVPSEPETPTPPTPEVPSEPETPTPPTPEVPSEPETPTPPTPEVPTEPGKPVPPAKEEPKKPSKPMEQGKVVTPVIEINEKVKAVTPAKSSQPKKTELPETGGEESTNKGMLFGGLFSILGLALLRRNKKNNKA is encoded by the coding sequence GTGAAAAACAATCTTAGATACGGCATAAGGAAACATAAATTGGGAGCAGCATCAGTATTCTTAGGAACAATGATCGTTGTTGGAATGGGACAAGATAAAGAAGCTGCAGCATCAGAACAAAATAATAAAACAGTAGAGGAAAGTGGGAATTCAGCTACTGAAAGTAAAGCAAGCGAAACACAAACAACTACAAATAACGTTAATACAATAGATGAAACACAATCATACAGCGCGACATCAACTGAGCAACCATCAAAATCAACTCAAGTAACAACAGAAGAAGCGCCAAAAACTGTGCAAGCACCAAAAGTAGAATCTTCACGAGTTGATTTGCCATCGGAAAAAGCTACTGATAAGGAAATAGCGGGAACTCAAGTTGACACAACTCAACAAAGTAACGCTTCAGAAATTAAACCAAGAATGAAAAGATCGGCTGACGTTGCAGAAGTGGCAGAGAAAGAAGTAGTGGAGAAAGAAGTTAAAGCGACAGGTACAGATGTAACAGGTAAAGTGGAAGTTACTGAGAGTTCTTTAGAAGGACATAATAAAGATTCGAATATTGTTAATCCGCATAACGCTGAAAGAGTAACTTTAAAATATAAATGGAAATTTGGAGAAAGAATTAAGGCAGGAGATTATTTTGATTTCACATTAAGTGATAATGTTGAAACACATGGTATTTCAACACTGCGTAAAGTTCCGGAGATAAAAAGTTCAACAGAAGATAAAGTTATGGCAAACGGTCAAGTTATAGACGAACGTAAAATTCGTTATACATTTATTGATTATATAGATAACAAAAAAGACTTAACTGCTGAATTAACTTTAAACCTATTTATTGACCCAACAACAGTAACAAAGCAAGGAAAGCAAAATGTTAAAGTAACACTAGGTAATAAAGAGATTGAAAAAGAGTTCGATATTAAATACTTAGACGGTGTTAAAGATAGAATGGGTGTTACTGTTAATGGTCGAATTGATACTTTAAATAAAGAAGGTGGGAAATTTAGCCATTTTGCGTACGTGAAACCTAACAACCAGTCGTTAAGCTCTGTGACAGTAACTGGTCAAGTAACATCTGGATATAAACAAAATGCTAAGAATCCTACAGTCAAAGTTTATAAACACATTGGTTCAGATGAATTAGCTGAAAGTGTTTATGCAAAGCTTGATGATGCCAACAAATTTGAAGATGTGACAGAGAAAGTAAATCTATCTTATACAGGTAATGGTGGATACACATTGAACTTTAGCGATTTAGATAATTCAAAAGACTATGTAATCAAATATGAAGGTGAATATGATCAAAATGCTAAAGATCTTAATTTCCAAACACATCTTTCAGGTTATCATAAAAGTTATCCATACTATCCTTACTACTCATATTACCCAGTTCAATTAACTTGGAACAACGGTGTTGCATTTTACTCTAATAACGCTCAAGGCGACGGTAAAGATAAACCAAAGAAACCTATTATAGAACATAGTACTCCTATCGAACTTGAATTTAAATCAGAGCCGCCAGTGGAGAAGCATGAATTGACTGGTACAATCGAAGAAAGTAACGATTCTAAGCCGATTGATTTTGAATATCATACAGCTGTTGAAGGTGCAGAAGGTCATGCAGAAGGTACTATTGAAACTGAAGAAGATTCTATTCATGTCGATTTTGAAGAATCTACACATGAAAATTCAAAACATCACGCTGATGTTGTTGAGTATGAAGAAGATACAAACCCAGGTGGTGGTCAGGTTACTACTGAGTCTAACTTAGTTGAATTTGACGAAGATTCTACAAAAGGTATTGTAACTGGTGCTGTTAGCGATCATACAACAGTTGAAGATACAAAAGAATATACAACTGAAAGTAATCTTATCGAATTAGTGGATGAACTACCTGAAGAACATGGTCAAGCACAAGGACCAATCGAGGAAATCACTGAAAACAATCATCATATTTCTCATTCTGGATTAGGTACTGAAAATGGTCACGGTAACTATGGCGTGATTGAAGAAATCGAAGAAAATAGTCATGTTGATATTAAGAGTGAATTAGGTTACGAAGGTGGCCAAAATATTGGCAATCAATCATTTGAAGAAGACACAGATGAAGATAAACCTAAATATGAACAAAGTGGCAATATCGTAGATATCGATTTTGATAGTTTACCTCAAATTCATGGTCAAAATAAAGGTGATCAGTCATTCGAGGAAGATACAGAAAAAGACAAACCTAAGTATGAACATGGCGGTAACATCATTGATATAGACTTCGACAGTGTGCCACATATTCACGGATTCAATAAGCACACTGAAATTATTGAAGAAGATACAAATAAAGATAAACCAAATTATCAATTTGGTGGGCACAACAGTGTTGACTTTGTAGAGGATACAATTCCACAAGTGAGTGGTCATAATGAAGGTCAACAAACGATTGAAGAAGACACAACGCCTCCAATCATACCACCAACGCCACCGACACCAGAAGTACCGAGTGAGCCAGAAACACCAACACCACCGACACCAGAAGTACCGAGTGAGCCAGAAACACCAACGCCACCGACACCAGAAGTGCCGAGTGAGCCAGAAACACCAACACCACCAACGCCAGAGGTACCAACTGAACCTGGTAAACCAGTACCACCTGCAAAAGAAGAACCTAAAAAGCCTTCTAAACCAATGGAACAAGGTAAGGTAGTAACACCTGTCATTGAAATCAATGAAAAGGTTAAAGCAGTTACGCCAGCTAAATCATCACAACCTAAGAAAACGGAACTACCTGAAACAGGTGGAGAAGAATCAACAAACAAAGGTATGTTGTTCGGCGGATTGTTCAGCATTCTAGGTTTAGCATTATTACGTAGAAATAAAAAGAATAACAAAGCATAA
- a CDS encoding fibrinogen-binding adhesin SdrG C-terminal domain-containing protein: MKNSLRYGIRKHKLGAASVFLGTMIVVGMGQDKEAAASEQNTTVEENGNSATENKSKQTTTNNVNNIDETQTYSATSTEQPSNATQVTAEAAPQAVEAPQTSQAPQNVQSTNVETVKEEVVKEEAKPQVKETAQSQENSGDQRQVDLTPKKVTQNQGTETQVEVAQQRTVSESKPRVTRSTDVVDAKVETGTDVTSKVTVEDESKIEAPKGNNVQPHEGQRVVLKYTLKFQDGLKTGDYFDFTLSNNVNTHGVSTTRKVPDIKNGSLVMAKGQVLDNGRIRYTFIDYIKDKVNVTANLEINLFIDPKTVQSNGQQTITSKLNGKETSGTMQITYKDGVKNQYTNVNGSIETFDKEKNKFTHVAYIKPINGNSSDSVTVTGMLTQGSNENGTQPNVKIYEYVGTENGLSQSVYANTADSTQLKDVTNQMSDKLKVQNNGSYSLNFDKLDKTYVIHYTGDYLNGTSEVNFRTQLTGYPENHYKTYYYYNHGYTLTWDNGLVLYSNKANGDGKYGPIIDSNNFEFSEDSGNGSISGQYDAKQIIETEENQDNTPLDIDYHTAIDGEGGYVDGYIETIEETDSSAIDIDYHTAVDTEAGHVGGYTESSEESNPIDFEESTHENSKHHADVVEYEEDTNPGGGQVTTESNLVEFDEESTKGIVTGAISDHTTVEDTKEYTTESNLIELVDELPEEHGQAQGPIEEIIENNHHISHSGLGTENGHGNYGIVEEIEENSHVDIKSELGYEGGQNIGNQSFEEDTEEDKPKYEQGGNIVDIDFDSVPQIQGQNKGDQSFEEDTEEDKPKYEQGGNIVDIDFDSVPQIQGQNKGDQSFEEDTEKDKPKYEHGGNIIDIDFDSVPHIHGFNKHTEIIEEDTNKDKPSYQFGGHNSIDFVEDTLPQVSGHNEGQQTIEEDTTPPIVPPTPPTPEVPSEPETPTPPAPEVPSEPETPTPPTPEVPSEPETPTPPTPEVPSEPETPTPPMPEIPAEPGKPVPPANEEPKKPSKPVEQGKVVTPVIEINEKVKAVKPAKTSQSKKTELPETGGEESTNKGILFGGLLSIIGLVLLRRNKKNHKA; this comes from the coding sequence GTGAAAAACAGTCTTAGGTACGGCATTAGGAAACATAAATTGGGCGCAGCATCAGTATTTTTAGGAACAATGATCGTTGTTGGAATGGGGCAAGATAAAGAAGCAGCGGCATCAGAACAAAATACAACAGTAGAAGAAAATGGGAATTCAGCTACTGAAAATAAATCAAAACAAACAACTACAAACAATGTTAATAATATAGATGAAACACAAACGTATAGTGCGACATCAACAGAACAACCATCAAATGCAACACAAGTAACAGCAGAAGCAGCACCACAAGCGGTAGAGGCACCACAAACATCACAAGCACCACAAAATGTACAATCAACAAATGTGGAAACAGTTAAGGAAGAGGTAGTTAAGGAAGAAGCAAAACCTCAAGTTAAGGAAACAGCACAATCTCAAGAAAATAGCGGAGATCAAAGACAAGTAGATTTAACACCTAAAAAGGTTACACAAAATCAAGGGACAGAAACACAAGTTGAAGTGGCACAGCAAAGAACGGTATCAGAAAGCAAACCACGTGTGACAAGATCAACAGATGTTGTGGATGCTAAAGTGGAAACGGGTACAGATGTGACGAGTAAAGTTACAGTAGAAGATGAAAGTAAAATTGAAGCGCCAAAAGGAAATAATGTTCAGCCTCATGAAGGGCAACGTGTAGTATTGAAGTATACACTGAAATTTCAAGATGGGTTGAAAACAGGAGATTATTTTGATTTTACATTATCAAATAATGTAAACACGCATGGTGTATCAACTACAAGAAAAGTTCCAGATATAAAAAATGGTTCATTAGTAATGGCTAAAGGACAGGTATTAGATAACGGCCGAATTAGATATACGTTTATTGATTACATCAAAGATAAAGTGAATGTTACGGCTAATTTAGAAATAAACTTATTCATAGATCCTAAAACAGTTCAAAGCAATGGACAACAAACAATTACTTCAAAATTAAATGGCAAAGAAACATCAGGAACTATGCAAATAACATATAAAGATGGTGTTAAAAATCAATATACAAATGTAAATGGTTCGATTGAAACGTTTGACAAAGAAAAAAATAAATTTACACACGTAGCATATATTAAGCCTATAAATGGAAACAGTTCAGACAGTGTTACTGTAACGGGTATGTTGACACAAGGAAGTAATGAGAATGGAACACAACCAAATGTTAAAATATATGAGTATGTTGGAACTGAAAATGGGCTATCACAAAGTGTTTATGCAAATACAGCGGACAGCACACAATTAAAAGATGTAACGAATCAAATGAGTGATAAATTAAAAGTACAAAACAATGGTAGCTACTCATTAAATTTTGACAAATTAGATAAAACATATGTAATTCATTACACAGGAGATTACTTAAATGGTACGAGTGAAGTGAACTTTAGAACTCAATTAACGGGATACCCTGAAAATCACTATAAAACATACTATTATTATAATCACGGCTATACATTAACATGGGATAATGGATTAGTTTTATATAGTAATAAAGCTAATGGTGATGGAAAATATGGTCCAATCATAGACTCTAATAACTTCGAATTCTCTGAAGATAGTGGTAATGGTTCTATCAGTGGACAATACGATGCGAAGCAAATTATTGAAACAGAAGAAAATCAAGACAATACACCACTTGACATTGATTACCATACTGCTATAGATGGTGAAGGTGGATATGTTGATGGATACATTGAAACAATAGAAGAAACTGATTCATCAGCTATTGATATCGATTACCATACTGCTGTGGATACTGAAGCGGGTCATGTTGGAGGATACACTGAATCATCTGAAGAATCCAATCCGATTGATTTTGAAGAATCTACTCATGAAAATTCTAAACATCATGCTGATGTTGTTGAATATGAAGAGGATACAAATCCAGGTGGAGGTCAAGTAACAACTGAATCTAACTTAGTAGAATTTGATGAAGAGTCTACAAAAGGTATTGTAACTGGAGCTATTAGCGATCATACAACAGTTGAAGATACGAAAGAATATACAACTGAAAGTAATCTTATCGAATTAGTGGATGAATTACCTGAAGAACATGGTCAAGCTCAAGGTCCAATCGAAGAGATTATTGAAAATAATCATCATATATCTCATTCTGGATTAGGTACTGAAAACGGTCATGGTAACTATGGCATCGTTGAAGAAATTGAAGAAAACAGTCATGTAGATATTAAGAGTGAATTAGGTTACGAAGGTGGCCAAAATATTGGCAATCAATCATTCGAGGAAGATACAGAAGAAGATAAACCTAAGTATGAACAAGGTGGCAATATCGTAGATATCGATTTCGATAGTGTACCTCAAATTCAAGGTCAAAATAAAGGTGATCAGTCATTCGAGGAAGATACAGAAGAGGACAAGCCTAAGTATGAACAAGGTGGCAATATCGTAGATATCGACTTCGATAGCGTACCTCAAATTCAAGGTCAAAATAAAGGTGATCAGTCATTTGAGGAAGATACAGAAAAAGACAAACCTAAGTATGAACATGGCGGTAACATTATTGATATCGACTTCGACAGTGTGCCACATATACACGGATTCAATAAGCACACTGAAATTATTGAAGAAGATACAAATAAAGATAAACCAAGTTATCAATTTGGTGGACACAATAGCATTGACTTTGTAGAGGATACACTTCCACAAGTGAGTGGTCATAATGAAGGTCAACAAACGATTGAAGAAGATACAACACCTCCAATCGTACCACCAACACCGCCAACACCAGAGGTACCAAGCGAGCCAGAAACACCAACGCCACCAGCACCTGAAGTGCCAAGCGAGCCGGAAACACCAACACCACCAACTCCGGAAGTACCGAGTGAGCCAGAAACACCAACACCGCCGACACCAGAAGTACCAAGTGAGCCGGAAACACCAACACCACCAATGCCAGAAATACCAGCTGAACCTGGTAAACCAGTACCACCTGCAAATGAAGAACCTAAAAAGCCTTCTAAACCAGTGGAACAAGGTAAGGTAGTAACACCTGTCATTGAAATCAATGAAAAGGTTAAAGCAGTGAAGCCAGCTAAAACGTCACAATCTAAGAAAACGGAATTACCTGAAACAGGTGGAGAAGAATCAACAAACAAAGGTATATTGTTCGGCGGACTATTAAGCATTATAGGATTAGTATTATTACGCAGAAATAAAAAGAATCACAAAGCATAA
- the gntK gene encoding gluconokinase: protein MKYMIGVDIGTTSTKSVLYDENGTFIMKHQIGYDLYTPNVDISEENPDELFDAVLMTIKYVMRESKVNKDDIKFVSFSAQMHSLIAMDEQHQRLTNNITWADNRAAKYATLINDVHDGNAIYQRTGTPIHPMSPLAKIFWMKHEWQDVFQRTAMFADIKTYIFYHLFDTYIIDYSMASATGMFNLETLDWDVEALELLGISKEMLPEIVPTTYVMKGMKKRYATLMGLNEDTPFVIGASDGVLSNLGVNSVGKGEVAVTIGTSGAIRTVIDKPRTDYKGRIFCYVLTEDHYVIGGPVNNGGVVLRWLRDELLASEVETAKRLGVDPYDVLTQIAKRVKPGADGLIFHPYLAGERAPLWNADARGSFFGLTLSHKKEHMIRAALEGVLYNLYTVYLALVEVMNETPKMIKATGGFAKSGVWRQMMADIFDTQLVVPESYESSCLGACVLGLKAIGEIEDFSIVSSMVGATHNHTPIEENAAIYQELVAIFINLSRSLTENYEQIADFQRQHIAENKTQ from the coding sequence ATGAAATACATGATTGGAGTCGATATAGGAACGACGAGTACCAAATCGGTCTTATACGATGAAAATGGAACATTTATCATGAAACATCAAATCGGGTATGATTTGTACACCCCGAATGTTGATATCTCTGAAGAAAATCCAGATGAATTATTTGATGCAGTACTAATGACTATTAAATATGTCATGAGAGAATCCAAAGTTAATAAAGATGATATTAAGTTTGTGTCATTTAGTGCTCAAATGCATAGTTTAATTGCAATGGATGAACAACATCAAAGGTTAACAAATAATATAACTTGGGCAGATAATCGAGCTGCAAAATATGCGACACTAATTAATGATGTACATGATGGCAATGCGATTTATCAACGAACAGGCACACCGATTCATCCAATGTCGCCTTTAGCGAAAATTTTTTGGATGAAACATGAATGGCAAGATGTGTTTCAACGTACAGCAATGTTTGCAGATATTAAAACATACATTTTCTATCATTTGTTTGATACATATATTATAGATTATTCAATGGCATCTGCCACAGGGATGTTTAATTTAGAAACATTAGATTGGGATGTTGAGGCATTAGAACTGCTGGGTATTTCCAAGGAAATGTTACCAGAAATAGTACCAACAACTTATGTGATGAAAGGCATGAAAAAACGTTATGCAACATTAATGGGGCTTAATGAAGATACGCCTTTTGTCATTGGTGCTAGCGATGGTGTGCTTTCTAATTTGGGTGTCAATAGTGTTGGCAAAGGAGAAGTCGCTGTCACTATCGGTACATCTGGTGCGATTCGAACTGTGATAGATAAACCACGTACAGATTATAAAGGAAGAATATTTTGTTATGTCTTAACAGAAGACCACTATGTCATTGGTGGGCCAGTAAATAATGGTGGTGTTGTATTGAGATGGTTGCGCGATGAGTTGCTAGCGAGTGAAGTTGAAACTGCGAAACGCTTAGGAGTAGATCCATATGACGTTTTAACTCAAATTGCTAAACGCGTCAAACCAGGTGCTGATGGTTTAATTTTCCATCCATATTTAGCTGGTGAACGTGCACCACTCTGGAATGCAGATGCGAGAGGCTCGTTTTTCGGTTTAACTTTATCGCATAAAAAAGAGCATATGATTCGCGCGGCATTAGAAGGTGTACTCTACAATTTATATACTGTTTACCTTGCGCTAGTTGAAGTGATGAATGAAACGCCTAAGATGATTAAAGCAACAGGTGGTTTTGCGAAAAGCGGAGTATGGCGCCAAATGATGGCAGATATCTTTGATACACAATTAGTAGTCCCAGAAAGTTATGAAAGTTCATGTTTAGGAGCGTGCGTACTCGGACTTAAAGCTATAGGTGAAATTGAAGATTTTTCAATAGTTTCATCTATGGTTGGTGCTACACACAATCATACGCCGATTGAAGAAAATGCAGCAATTTACCAAGAACTCGTAGCTATTTTCATCAATTTAAGTCGTTCTTTAACAGAGAACTATGAACAAATTGCAGATTTTCAACGTCAACATATAGCTGAAAATAAAACGCAATAA
- a CDS encoding gluconate:H+ symporter: MYNEIWPLISVVLGIIILLVLIIGFKLNTFISLIITSMITALMLGIPLTKIMETIEKGMGSTLGHIALIFGLGAILGKLLADGGGATRIADTLIQKFGQKHVQWAMLVAAFVVGIALFFEVGLVLLIPLVFTVAKRANVSVLKLGLPMVTALSVTHGFLPPHPGPVVIAKELKANVGEVLLYGMIIAIPVTLIAGPIFNKVAQKMIPSAYTREGDISALGAQKEFTDQEMPGFGMSLLTATLPVILMLISTITQLLTGNAKPTNLFESIIYMVGTAGTAMLIAVLFAIVTMGLMRKRKMNHIMESVTNAIYPIGMMLLIIGGGGTFKQVLIDGGVGNTIAKMFEGTEMSPILLAWIVAAVLRIALGSATVAAISTTGIVLPLLQSSDVNVALVVLAIGAGSVILSHVNDAGFWMFKEYFGLTVKETFLTWSLLETIISVSGIIFILFISLFV, translated from the coding sequence ATGTATAACGAAATATGGCCTTTGATCAGTGTTGTATTAGGAATCATCATTTTATTAGTATTAATTATCGGATTTAAACTAAACACATTTATATCATTAATCATTACATCAATGATTACAGCGTTAATGCTTGGGATACCTTTAACTAAAATTATGGAAACAATTGAGAAAGGGATGGGCAGTACGCTTGGTCATATCGCACTGATATTCGGGTTAGGTGCTATACTTGGGAAATTACTTGCTGACGGTGGCGGTGCAACACGAATTGCAGACACTTTGATTCAAAAATTTGGTCAAAAACATGTGCAATGGGCGATGCTGGTCGCAGCGTTTGTCGTTGGTATTGCTTTGTTCTTCGAAGTCGGTTTAGTTTTACTAATACCATTAGTATTTACAGTAGCGAAACGTGCAAATGTTTCAGTATTAAAGCTTGGACTACCTATGGTAACAGCTTTGTCAGTAACACATGGCTTTTTACCACCGCATCCAGGTCCAGTTGTTATCGCTAAAGAATTAAAGGCAAATGTTGGTGAAGTATTATTATATGGTATGATTATTGCCATTCCAGTTACACTCATTGCAGGTCCGATTTTCAATAAAGTCGCACAAAAAATGATTCCATCTGCATATACAAGAGAAGGAGATATTTCAGCGTTAGGTGCACAAAAAGAATTTACAGACCAAGAGATGCCAGGATTTGGCATGAGCTTATTAACGGCAACACTACCAGTAATATTGATGTTGATATCTACAATTACGCAACTTTTGACAGGAAACGCCAAACCTACTAATCTATTTGAATCTATTATTTATATGGTAGGGACAGCAGGAACAGCTATGCTTATTGCAGTATTGTTTGCAATCGTAACTATGGGCTTGATGAGAAAACGTAAGATGAATCATATTATGGAATCAGTGACGAATGCGATTTATCCAATCGGAATGATGTTATTGATTATTGGCGGTGGCGGTACTTTTAAACAAGTATTAATCGACGGTGGTGTCGGTAATACCATTGCTAAAATGTTTGAAGGCACAGAAATGTCGCCGATTTTGCTAGCGTGGATTGTTGCAGCCGTACTACGTATTGCGTTAGGTTCAGCCACAGTAGCTGCGATTTCGACGACAGGTATTGTCCTACCATTATTACAATCTTCAGATGTAAATGTAGCATTAGTCGTACTTGCAATTGGTGCAGGTAGTGTGATTTTGTCTCATGTGAACGATGCAGGATTTTGGATGTTTAAAGAATATTTCGGTTTAACTGTAAAAGAAACATTCCTGACATGGTCATTATTAGAAACGATTATTTCCGTTTCAGGTATCATCTTCATTTTATTCATTAGCTTATTTGTTTAA